In Salinisphaera sp. LB1, one genomic interval encodes:
- a CDS encoding SDR family NAD(P)-dependent oxidoreductase, producing the protein MSDSVSKSGKAAGMAFVTGGSRGIGAAICRQLAADGYAVAVGYGHNEAAAQSVVAAIRDAGGTAEAVHVDVSELDSIDDRIGEAEAALGRLSVLVANAGVTGEARRVDEQSLGNIEDVFRVNAVAPIACAQAAVRRLSTRHGGQGGAIVIMSSVAAHSGGAGGLATYGASKGAMETFILGLGKEVADEGIRVTGVAPGIIDTDMPPDELREAAETVVPMGRLGKPAEIADAVSWLVSDRASFVTGESVTVSGGR; encoded by the coding sequence ATGAGTGATTCGGTATCGAAATCTGGCAAGGCGGCCGGGATGGCCTTTGTTACGGGCGGCTCGCGCGGCATCGGGGCCGCCATCTGCCGGCAACTGGCCGCCGACGGCTATGCCGTGGCCGTGGGCTACGGGCACAACGAAGCCGCTGCGCAGTCGGTGGTGGCCGCGATTCGTGACGCCGGCGGCACGGCCGAGGCGGTTCATGTCGATGTCAGTGAACTCGACAGCATCGACGACCGGATCGGCGAGGCCGAAGCGGCGCTCGGCCGCTTGTCCGTCCTGGTTGCCAATGCGGGCGTCACGGGCGAGGCCCGGCGCGTGGATGAACAAAGCCTGGGCAATATCGAGGACGTGTTCCGGGTCAACGCCGTGGCGCCGATCGCCTGCGCGCAGGCCGCGGTACGCCGTCTTTCGACCCGTCACGGCGGCCAGGGCGGGGCGATCGTGATCATGTCGTCGGTGGCGGCCCATTCCGGGGGCGCCGGCGGTCTGGCCACCTATGGCGCCAGCAAGGGCGCAATGGAGACTTTCATCCTCGGTCTGGGCAAGGAGGTGGCGGACGAGGGCATCCGCGTTACCGGCGTGGCCCCCGGCATCATCGATACCGACATGCCGCCGGACGAGCTACGCGAGGCGGCCGAGACCGTGGTGCCGATGGGCCGGCTCGGCAAGCCGGCAGAAATTGCCGACGCCGTGTCCTGGCTGGTCTCGGACCGCGCTTCGTTCGTGACCGGCGAATCAGTGACCGTGTCCGGCGGTCGCTAG
- a CDS encoding cupin domain-containing protein — MSAIDQPTCRVVRAGDTITGKQALDYNVGVSAESVGATGIHMQIVTIPPGARARAHKHEHHETAIYALEGVSHCWYGDHLDQHAVVEPGDFFYIPANVPHLPYNPSDSETARAVIARTDPNEQESVVLMPELETDAVK; from the coding sequence ATGAGCGCAATCGATCAACCCACCTGTCGCGTCGTACGCGCCGGCGACACCATCACCGGCAAGCAGGCACTGGACTACAACGTGGGCGTGTCCGCCGAATCGGTGGGCGCGACCGGCATTCATATGCAGATCGTGACCATTCCGCCCGGCGCCCGCGCCAGGGCGCACAAGCACGAACACCACGAAACGGCAATCTACGCGCTCGAAGGCGTGTCGCACTGCTGGTACGGCGATCATCTCGATCAGCACGCCGTCGTCGAGCCGGGCGATTTCTTCTATATCCCGGCGAACGTGCCGCACCTGCCCTACAACCCCAGCGACAGCGAAACCGCCCGCGCGGTGATTGCGCGCACCGATCCAAACGAGCAGGAAAGCGTGGTGCTGATGCCGGAGCTGGAGACCGACGCCGTCAAGTAG
- a CDS encoding MBL fold metallo-hydrolase, with translation MSTTQPANVHQLRIGDFVLTTLLDAQMEASFALPRNIDENEVRRLHAESRRPTPPRITLNAYLLDTGTQKILIDTGLGGLAGDAGPYLLENLQTIGVTPSAIDTVLITHMHPDHVGGLIDADDNAVFPQATVLVPTGELDYWGGEIPEDVSDAQHGQFQAAHRVIAAVGAQMQHLEGTAVLPGITRVPLPGHTPDHSGYRIESGHDRILLWTDIVHMPQIQFPCPDAGVAFDTDVAQARATRHAIMAELAESQELVGGHHLDFPGIGYVVTDGEGYRFLPHVWQPTI, from the coding sequence ATGAGCACAACCCAACCCGCCAACGTGCACCAACTGCGCATCGGCGATTTTGTTCTCACCACCCTGCTCGATGCCCAGATGGAGGCCAGCTTCGCGCTGCCGCGGAACATCGACGAAAACGAGGTGCGCCGACTGCACGCCGAAAGCCGGCGCCCGACGCCGCCGCGCATCACCCTCAATGCTTATCTGCTGGACACCGGTACGCAGAAGATCCTGATCGACACCGGCCTCGGCGGCCTGGCCGGCGATGCCGGTCCCTATCTGCTCGAAAATCTGCAAACAATCGGGGTGACGCCGTCGGCAATCGACACGGTGCTGATCACGCACATGCACCCGGATCACGTCGGCGGCCTGATCGATGCCGACGACAACGCGGTGTTTCCGCAGGCCACCGTGCTGGTACCGACCGGCGAGCTGGATTACTGGGGCGGCGAGATTCCCGAGGACGTCTCCGACGCCCAGCACGGCCAGTTCCAGGCCGCCCACCGCGTGATTGCCGCAGTCGGCGCGCAAATGCAGCATCTGGAAGGTACCGCGGTGCTGCCCGGCATCACGCGCGTGCCGTTGCCAGGGCATACGCCCGATCATTCCGGCTATCGCATCGAATCCGGCCACGATCGTATCCTGCTGTGGACCGACATCGTGCATATGCCGCAGATTCAGTTCCCCTGCCCGGATGCGGGCGTGGCCTTCGATACCGATGTCGCACAGGCGCGCGCGACGCGCCACGCCATCATGGCCGAGCTGGCCGAGTCGCAGGAACTCGTCGGCGGCCATCATCTGGATTTTCCCGGCATCGGCTATGTCGTGACCGACGGCGAGGGCTATCGCTTTCTGCCGCATGTGTGGCAACCCACGATCTGA
- a CDS encoding NAD(P)-dependent oxidoreductase, with translation MKIGFIGLGAMGRAMATNLINADFDVTVWNRSTDKCQPLVEAGATQADSPADCATADVLITMLADDAALAAVVEEHGLIEAMGENTVHVNMATVSVATGRDMAARHQSAGRAYVAAPVLGRPDMAKAAKLQILAAGPDAAIETARPALETMGAKVWPAGDEPYRANVMKLATNYMLMSAVETMGEAAALTAKYGIEPGDFLEIVTSSVFAAPAYQAYAPAMSKREYDNPEGFKLALGAKDVDLALAAAHAEQVPMPMGATARERLAEAMAAGDGDKDLSALAEVSRRGAHLDD, from the coding sequence ATGAAAATCGGATTCATCGGACTCGGCGCCATGGGGCGCGCCATGGCCACCAATCTCATCAACGCGGATTTCGACGTCACGGTCTGGAACCGCAGCACCGACAAGTGCCAGCCGCTGGTCGAAGCGGGCGCGACGCAGGCCGATTCGCCGGCCGACTGCGCCACGGCGGACGTGTTGATCACCATGCTGGCCGACGATGCCGCGCTGGCGGCCGTGGTCGAAGAGCACGGGCTGATCGAGGCCATGGGCGAGAACACCGTGCATGTGAACATGGCCACCGTCTCGGTCGCGACTGGCCGCGACATGGCGGCCCGTCATCAATCCGCTGGCCGGGCCTATGTCGCCGCACCGGTGCTCGGCCGGCCGGACATGGCCAAGGCGGCCAAGCTGCAGATCCTGGCCGCCGGGCCGGACGCAGCCATCGAGACCGCGCGTCCGGCGCTGGAGACGATGGGGGCGAAGGTCTGGCCGGCCGGCGATGAGCCCTACCGGGCCAACGTCATGAAGCTGGCGACCAACTACATGCTCATGTCGGCAGTGGAAACCATGGGCGAGGCTGCCGCACTCACCGCCAAATACGGCATCGAACCCGGTGATTTCCTGGAGATCGTGACCAGCTCGGTATTCGCCGCCCCGGCCTACCAGGCTTATGCCCCGGCGATGAGCAAGCGCGAGTACGACAACCCGGAAGGCTTCAAGCTGGCACTCGGCGCCAAGGATGTGGATCTCGCCCTGGCCGCAGCCCACGCCGAACAAGTGCCCATGCCCATGGGCGCCACCGCGCGCGAGCGCCTGGCCGAGGCAATGGCAGCGGGCGACGGCGACAAGGACCTGTCGGCGCTGGCCGAAGTCTCACGCCGCGGCGCGCATCTGGACGACTGA
- a CDS encoding alpha/beta hydrolase, with product MTATRLDISSSAEPGATLCLREATAVGRPGHAGRAVLFVHGATYPGVMFDVPGASWMTRAVADGYDAYALDVRGYGGSTRPDCMAEPPEAGAPFCRAEDAARDIADAIAEIQRRAGVVSVDVVAWSWGTMTTACHIAAGDSAVRRLVLFAPVYGTNNPDWVDWLSEPGQPNRLRRLGAYRTESQAQADARWAAQITAARADAWRDPAVLTAWFEAMRADEPGDVVRAPNGVLLDLWSAFNGRPRYDAARIQVPTLVIRGGADTTATRADGMALLDALGTKEKCYIEIAHASHFALLEHRRHVLFDQVAAFLDG from the coding sequence ATGACTGCAACGCGTCTCGATATTTCCAGCAGCGCCGAACCAGGCGCTACCCTGTGTCTGCGCGAGGCGACCGCGGTCGGACGGCCGGGCCACGCCGGTCGCGCCGTGCTGTTCGTCCACGGTGCGACCTACCCCGGCGTGATGTTCGATGTGCCCGGCGCCAGCTGGATGACGCGGGCCGTGGCCGATGGTTACGACGCGTACGCGCTGGATGTTCGGGGTTACGGTGGCTCGACCCGGCCGGACTGCATGGCTGAGCCGCCCGAGGCCGGTGCGCCGTTCTGCCGGGCAGAGGATGCGGCCCGCGACATCGCTGACGCGATCGCCGAAATTCAGCGTCGCGCCGGGGTGGTTTCGGTCGATGTCGTGGCCTGGTCATGGGGCACGATGACCACGGCCTGCCACATCGCGGCCGGGGATTCGGCGGTCCGCCGGCTGGTGCTGTTCGCTCCGGTCTACGGCACGAACAACCCGGATTGGGTCGATTGGCTTTCGGAGCCGGGCCAGCCCAATCGCTTGCGCCGGCTCGGCGCCTACCGGACCGAGTCGCAGGCCCAGGCCGACGCCCGCTGGGCGGCCCAGATCACCGCGGCTCGGGCCGATGCCTGGCGCGATCCGGCGGTGCTGACGGCCTGGTTCGAAGCCATGCGGGCCGATGAACCGGGCGATGTCGTGCGTGCGCCCAACGGCGTGCTGCTCGATCTGTGGTCAGCTTTCAATGGGCGGCCGCGCTACGACGCCGCCCGCATCCAGGTGCCGACCCTCGTGATTCGCGGTGGCGCCGACACCACGGCCACGCGGGCCGACGGCATGGCGCTGCTGGATGCATTGGGCACAAAGGAAAAATGCTACATCGAGATCGCCCATGCCAGCCACTTCGCACTGCTTGAGCATCGGCGGCATGTGTTATTCGACCAGGTCGCTGCGTTTCTCGACGGGTAG
- a CDS encoding YiiX/YebB-like N1pC/P60 family cysteine hydrolase, whose amino-acid sequence MSEAAGQNNGPGWRERLARWVSRWLATDVEPRPAPRTDFQRLSEQLRPADVVLVAGRSRVAGVIQTVTLSSWSHAALYIGRADAVVDRGVRRAIENAGWPADTQVLLEAEMGDGVRVSPLDRYRGEHLRICRPRDMSAADRAAVTAYACARYGTPYDMRQIFDLLRFFLPYGVLPRHWRSTLFEAGHGDMIRAICSTLLANAFASVHYPILPTIHRGERGEMIFVRRNGRLITPRDFDYSPYFDIIKYPFFGDDVARYRDLTWDDDAPRASRPVAGRRSIK is encoded by the coding sequence ATGAGCGAGGCGGCGGGACAGAACAACGGTCCGGGCTGGCGCGAACGGCTGGCGCGCTGGGTGAGCCGTTGGCTGGCGACCGACGTGGAGCCCCGGCCGGCGCCGCGTACCGACTTCCAGCGTTTGAGCGAGCAACTGCGTCCGGCCGATGTGGTGCTGGTCGCGGGCCGCAGCCGTGTGGCCGGCGTGATCCAGACCGTAACGCTCAGCTCCTGGAGTCATGCGGCGCTGTACATCGGTCGCGCCGATGCGGTGGTGGATCGCGGTGTACGGCGCGCTATAGAGAATGCCGGCTGGCCCGCCGACACCCAGGTGCTGCTCGAGGCCGAGATGGGCGACGGGGTGCGCGTATCGCCGCTGGACCGTTATCGGGGCGAGCATTTGCGTATTTGTCGGCCGCGCGACATGTCCGCGGCCGATCGTGCGGCCGTGACGGCCTATGCCTGTGCGCGCTATGGCACGCCCTACGACATGCGGCAGATCTTCGACCTGCTGCGTTTCTTCCTGCCCTATGGTGTGTTGCCGCGGCATTGGCGGTCGACTCTGTTCGAGGCCGGCCACGGCGACATGATCCGCGCGATTTGTTCGACGCTGCTGGCCAACGCGTTTGCCAGCGTCCATTACCCGATCCTGCCGACCATTCATCGCGGTGAGCGCGGCGAGATGATATTCGTGCGCCGCAATGGGCGCTTGATCACGCCGCGCGATTTCGATTATTCGCCGTATTTCGACATCATCAAATACCCGTTTTTCGGCGACGACGTCGCTCGGTACCGCGATTTGACCTGGGATGACGACGCACCGCGCGCCTCGCGCCCAGTGGCCGGCCGCCGATCGATCAAATAG
- a CDS encoding chloride channel protein, with protein MARPRTIERSSLILSLLAVGVGIAAGYGAGAFRALIGLFHNLAFAGQFSFAYDANQHTAASPWGPWIIAVPMIGALIVTWLVKTFAPEAKGHGVPEVIDAIYYKGGIIRPVVAATKAVASSISIATGGAVGREGPIIQIGSALGSTVGQLALLREWQRNTLIASGAAAGITATFNAPLGGVLFAIEIILPETSGRTLIPVLLSTGSAAFVGQSLFGTNPSFNIPALGNDGLVLNSPQLLVTYVIFGVLLGLAAWLFTRSIYWFEEGFEKLPVNDYVRHVAGMGIVGVMMYLFMIYGGHYYVEGVGYATIQNILEDVLTNPWLLLLLFGAKLLSTSLTLGSGASGGVFSPALYLGATLGGAFAVAMQHVAPGFHLDVATMAVLGMAGVVAGSTGAALTALVIIFEMTRDYHVIIPMVIIVSIAYGVRQFLMADTIYTFKLTRRNHPVPGSLETNLFMLRKASDFYDPRVVRVGSTRGMAEVRRRFRRFGRQHPNVLVLDAEQNIQAIFSSRRHYRLKGRGGIGIRSWVDEHMETDYIVVGAEDMIFDIVGRLRAANCEVALVTADGNMTHPREVQGVLTLSDVARSSRLARQMERRRKPRPTLKPNRGDKTQSAPRAEPVAEDDA; from the coding sequence GTGGCCCGGCCACGCACGATCGAACGCTCCAGCCTGATACTCAGCCTGCTCGCCGTGGGCGTGGGGATTGCTGCGGGCTATGGTGCCGGCGCGTTTCGCGCGCTGATCGGCCTGTTCCACAATCTCGCCTTCGCCGGCCAGTTCTCCTTCGCCTACGATGCGAACCAGCACACCGCGGCCAGCCCCTGGGGCCCGTGGATCATCGCGGTGCCGATGATCGGCGCGTTGATCGTGACCTGGCTGGTGAAAACCTTCGCGCCCGAAGCGAAGGGCCACGGCGTCCCGGAAGTCATCGACGCCATCTATTACAAGGGCGGCATCATCCGGCCGGTGGTGGCGGCCACCAAGGCCGTAGCCTCGTCGATCTCGATCGCCACCGGCGGCGCGGTCGGCCGCGAGGGGCCGATCATCCAGATCGGCTCGGCGCTGGGCTCCACCGTCGGCCAGCTGGCGCTGCTGCGCGAATGGCAGCGTAATACGCTGATCGCCTCCGGCGCGGCTGCCGGTATCACCGCCACCTTCAACGCACCGCTGGGCGGTGTACTGTTCGCCATCGAGATCATCCTGCCGGAGACCTCGGGCCGCACGCTGATCCCGGTGCTGCTATCGACGGGCTCGGCCGCTTTCGTCGGCCAGAGCCTGTTCGGCACCAATCCCTCGTTCAATATTCCGGCGCTCGGCAACGACGGGCTCGTGCTCAATTCGCCCCAGCTGCTGGTCACCTATGTCATCTTCGGCGTGCTGCTCGGGCTGGCGGCCTGGCTGTTCACGCGCAGCATCTATTGGTTCGAGGAAGGCTTCGAGAAGCTGCCGGTGAACGACTACGTCCGTCATGTCGCCGGCATGGGCATCGTCGGCGTGATGATGTACCTATTCATGATCTACGGCGGGCATTACTACGTCGAAGGCGTCGGCTACGCCACGATCCAGAACATTCTGGAAGACGTGCTCACCAACCCCTGGCTGCTGTTGCTGTTGTTCGGCGCCAAACTGCTGTCCACCTCACTCACTCTCGGCTCCGGCGCCTCGGGCGGCGTGTTCTCGCCCGCGCTGTATCTCGGCGCCACGCTCGGCGGCGCGTTTGCCGTGGCCATGCAGCATGTCGCGCCCGGCTTCCACCTGGATGTCGCGACCATGGCCGTGCTCGGCATGGCCGGCGTGGTGGCGGGCTCCACCGGCGCCGCGCTCACCGCGCTGGTGATCATCTTCGAAATGACGCGCGATTATCACGTGATCATCCCCATGGTGATCATCGTGTCCATCGCCTATGGCGTGCGCCAGTTCCTGATGGCCGACACCATCTATACCTTCAAGCTGACGCGCCGCAACCACCCGGTGCCCGGCTCGCTGGAAACCAACCTGTTCATGCTGCGCAAGGCCTCGGATTTCTACGATCCGCGGGTCGTTCGCGTGGGCAGCACGCGCGGCATGGCCGAGGTCCGACGGCGTTTCCGGCGCTTCGGCCGACAACATCCCAATGTTCTGGTGCTCGACGCCGAGCAGAACATTCAGGCGATCTTCTCCTCGCGGCGCCACTATCGGCTCAAGGGCCGCGGCGGCATCGGCATCCGCAGCTGGGTCGACGAGCACATGGAAACCGACTACATCGTGGTCGGTGCCGAGGACATGATCTTCGACATCGTCGGTCGCCTGCGTGCGGCCAACTGCGAAGTGGCGCTGGTCACTGCGGACGGCAACATGACCCACCCGCGCGAGGTTCAGGGCGTGCTGACGCTGTCCGACGTGGCGCGCTCCTCGCGTCTGGCCCGCCAGATGGAGCGCCGGCGCAAGCCCCGCCCCACACTCAAGCCCAACCGCGGCGACAAGACACAGTCTGCGCCCCGGGCCGAACCGGTAGCCGAAGACGACGCTTAG
- a CDS encoding D-glycerate dehydrogenase codes for MTQTVLIFSDSLPEDQKRRLAERYQLADFSGYEDPTAAPGFDDALATADGAIGVNMHWPAATIHQARRLKVLSSVSVGVDKYDVDALSNQGIALGHTPDVLTDTTADTAMTLILATARRVVELAEWVRAGQWTAPIGRDQFGVNVHHKRLGIIGMGRIGQAIARRAAFGFNMEVVYSNRSRKPRAEAEIGLRYVEFDDLLADSDFVCAVVPGTDETHHMFDEKAFERMAPHAIFINIARGSVVDENALVAALDAGGIRAAGLDVFQDEPVGPGHPLIGRNDVVALPHIGSATAETRHAMARLAVDNLIAGLVGETMPACYNAADLGR; via the coding sequence ATGACCCAGACCGTTCTGATCTTCTCCGACAGCCTGCCCGAAGACCAGAAGCGCCGGCTGGCCGAACGCTACCAGCTGGCCGACTTTTCCGGCTACGAGGACCCGACAGCCGCGCCCGGATTCGACGATGCGCTGGCCACCGCCGACGGCGCCATCGGCGTGAACATGCACTGGCCCGCCGCGACCATTCATCAGGCGCGCCGCCTCAAGGTGCTATCCAGCGTGTCTGTCGGGGTCGACAAATACGACGTCGACGCGCTGTCGAACCAGGGTATCGCGCTGGGGCATACGCCGGACGTACTCACCGACACCACCGCCGACACGGCGATGACGCTCATCCTGGCCACCGCGCGCCGCGTGGTCGAGCTGGCCGAATGGGTCCGCGCCGGGCAATGGACGGCGCCGATCGGGCGCGATCAGTTCGGTGTCAATGTGCACCACAAACGCCTCGGCATCATCGGCATGGGCCGCATCGGCCAGGCCATCGCCCGGCGCGCCGCCTTCGGGTTCAATATGGAAGTCGTCTACAGCAACCGCTCGCGCAAACCCCGGGCCGAGGCTGAAATCGGCCTGCGCTACGTCGAATTCGATGACCTCCTGGCGGACTCGGACTTCGTCTGCGCCGTCGTGCCGGGCACCGACGAAACCCATCATATGTTCGACGAAAAAGCATTCGAACGGATGGCGCCGCACGCGATCTTCATCAACATCGCCCGTGGCTCGGTGGTGGATGAAAACGCGCTGGTCGCGGCACTCGACGCCGGCGGCATCCGCGCGGCCGGTCTGGATGTGTTTCAGGACGAACCGGTCGGTCCCGGGCATCCGCTGATCGGCCGCAACGATGTGGTCGCGCTGCCCCATATCGGCTCCGCAACCGCCGAAACGCGACACGCCATGGCGCGGCTGGCGGTGGACAACCTCATCGCCGGGCTGGTCGGCGAAACCATGCCGGCCTGCTACAACGCGGCCGATCTCGGGCGCTGA
- a CDS encoding 2-isopropylmalate synthase translates to MSRFDHRKYKPAPRVTGFDRTWPEREITRAPIWVSEDLRDGNQALLEPMTVEQKQKLWQLLVDIGVKEIMVGFPSASQPDYDFVRWLIDEDQIPEDVTIAALTQCRDHLIDKTFESLEGVSKAIIHLYNSTSTIQRERVFEMDQDGIIDIAVAGAKRVKANAEARPGVHWRLEYSPESFSQTEVDFSVRICEAVMDVWQPTPEDRIIFNLPNTVEQVGPHHHADQIEYFCQHIRNRDSVIVSVHTHNDRGGALAAAELAMLAGAERVEGCLLGNGERTGNMDIVVLAMNLYGMGVDPELDLSNPDEIIKVVHECTGIPLHPRHPWVGELVYTAFSGSHQDAIRKSLRKQGDDEPWQVAYLPIDPRDIGRDYQAVIRVNSQSGKGGMAFLLERDYGINLPRWMMLALAPHVQRESEKVTGELGSAAIRHLLFEHFDRQHPVSLVDYSVRRVGEGQKVSVTLAQDGHQFTLEGTGNGPLSAFVHAWNDYTGDDIAIADYAEHALTSGSDANAIAFVQLKAGTIRIPAVAEDADTLSASMKAIISAINLSRESDETGQRGGLAALAS, encoded by the coding sequence ATGTCCCGATTCGACCATCGCAAATACAAGCCGGCGCCGCGCGTGACCGGTTTCGATCGTACCTGGCCCGAGCGCGAGATCACCCGCGCGCCGATCTGGGTGAGTGAGGATCTCCGCGACGGCAATCAGGCGCTGCTCGAGCCGATGACGGTCGAGCAGAAACAGAAGCTGTGGCAGCTGCTGGTGGATATCGGCGTCAAGGAAATCATGGTCGGCTTTCCCTCGGCCAGCCAGCCGGACTACGACTTCGTGCGCTGGCTGATCGATGAAGACCAGATTCCCGAGGATGTCACCATCGCCGCGCTTACCCAGTGTCGCGACCATTTGATCGACAAGACCTTCGAATCGCTGGAAGGTGTGTCCAAGGCGATCATCCATCTGTACAACTCCACCTCGACCATTCAGCGCGAGCGCGTGTTCGAGATGGATCAGGACGGCATCATCGATATCGCCGTGGCGGGTGCCAAGCGCGTCAAGGCCAACGCGGAGGCGCGCCCCGGCGTGCACTGGCGGCTGGAATACTCGCCAGAGAGCTTCTCGCAGACCGAGGTCGATTTCTCGGTGCGCATCTGCGAGGCGGTGATGGATGTCTGGCAGCCCACGCCCGAGGACCGGATCATCTTCAATCTGCCGAACACGGTAGAGCAGGTCGGGCCGCATCATCATGCCGACCAGATCGAGTATTTCTGCCAGCACATCAGGAACCGCGATTCGGTGATCGTATCCGTGCACACGCACAACGATCGCGGCGGCGCGCTGGCCGCGGCCGAGCTGGCGATGCTGGCGGGCGCGGAGCGCGTCGAGGGTTGCCTGCTGGGCAACGGCGAGCGGACCGGCAACATGGATATCGTGGTGCTGGCGATGAATCTCTACGGCATGGGTGTGGACCCGGAGCTGGATCTGTCCAATCCGGACGAGATCATCAAGGTGGTGCATGAATGCACCGGCATCCCCCTGCATCCGCGCCATCCCTGGGTGGGCGAGTTGGTCTATACCGCCTTCTCCGGCAGCCACCAGGATGCGATCCGCAAGTCGCTGCGCAAACAGGGCGACGACGAGCCCTGGCAGGTGGCTTATCTGCCGATCGACCCGCGCGACATCGGTCGCGACTACCAGGCCGTGATCCGTGTGAACAGCCAGTCGGGCAAGGGCGGCATGGCCTTCCTGCTCGAGCGCGACTACGGCATCAACCTGCCGCGCTGGATGATGCTGGCGCTGGCGCCGCACGTACAGCGCGAGAGCGAGAAGGTCACCGGCGAGCTGGGCTCGGCCGCGATTCGTCACCTGCTGTTCGAACATTTCGATCGCCAGCATCCGGTGTCACTGGTGGACTACAGCGTGCGCCGTGTCGGTGAAGGCCAGAAGGTCTCAGTCACCCTGGCGCAGGATGGCCATCAGTTCACGCTCGAAGGCACGGGCAACGGGCCGTTGTCGGCCTTCGTGCATGCCTGGAACGACTACACGGGCGACGATATTGCCATCGCCGACTACGCCGAGCATGCGCTGACCTCGGGTTCGGACGCGAACGCGATCGCCTTCGTCCAGCTCAAGGCCGGCACCATCCGCATCCCGGCCGTGGCCGAGGATGCGGATACGCTGTCCGCTTCGATGAAAGCCATCATCAGCGCCATCAACCTCTCGCGCGAGAGCGACGAAACCGGTCAGCGCGGCGGCCTGGCGGCGCTGGCGAGCTGA
- a CDS encoding Lrp/AsnC family transcriptional regulator — MADNRNSEFPDRFDRRILEILQTEGRISNQALAERVNLSPSPCLRRVRALEAAGLITGYRATVDDRKLGYGLNVVLMIRMDQHTPERFEEFETRIAELPEVQECLLITGQEAEYLLRIAAVDMDDYQRLLLQHITRIPGVSGVHSSFVLRRVLQDRALPPRSAT; from the coding sequence ATGGCCGATAACCGAAACAGCGAATTCCCCGACCGCTTCGACCGCCGCATCCTGGAAATTCTTCAGACCGAGGGCCGGATCAGCAATCAGGCCCTGGCGGAACGCGTGAATCTGTCACCGTCGCCCTGCCTGCGGCGGGTGCGCGCACTGGAAGCGGCCGGGCTGATCACGGGCTATCGCGCCACGGTCGACGATCGCAAGCTCGGCTACGGCCTCAACGTGGTGTTGATGATCCGCATGGACCAACACACGCCGGAGCGATTCGAGGAATTCGAGACCCGCATCGCCGAGCTGCCCGAGGTCCAGGAATGCCTGTTGATTACCGGCCAGGAAGCCGAGTATCTGCTGCGTATCGCAGCGGTCGATATGGACGATTATCAGCGCCTGCTGCTGCAGCACATCACACGCATACCGGGCGTTTCCGGCGTCCATTCGAGCTTCGTGCTGCGCCGGGTATTGCAGGATCGTGCATTGCCGCCACGCTCGGCCACCTGA
- a CDS encoding entericidin A/B family lipoprotein, whose amino-acid sequence MKQITFGLLLIVAATFGLAGCNTMAGFGHDMKDAGQSIQHSAEKHKPSGDQ is encoded by the coding sequence ATGAAACAGATCACATTCGGCTTGCTGCTCATCGTCGCCGCCACCTTCGGCCTGGCCGGCTGCAACACGATGGCGGGCTTCGGCCACGACATGAAGGATGCGGGCCAAAGCATTCAACATAGCGCCGAGAAGCACAAGCCCAGCGGCGATCAATAA